Proteins from a single region of Apis mellifera strain DH4 linkage group LG7, Amel_HAv3.1, whole genome shotgun sequence:
- the LOC413065 gene encoding transmembrane protein 164 isoform X2: MFEWAYDGVNASIPRNVGPECAYYLSLKQRIIETLFISIFIISFLVWGYRRIKLPSKVSYVNQDCVGRRILLIIMSLVLGMEIGFKFTSRTVIYILNPCHITSAAQLYLLAANPSPTVTAIFRIHLNFLNGPLLAYLFPETESRRIFADKALYYIQHGLMVVIPYYLLRIGGVYNIEPLSDMSWCIFSYGINLAYHFWIIQPIALPTQVNLSHMLCAAILDPFEGQNYRMWTFIHQGLLCPLL; the protein is encoded by the exons ATGTTTGAATGGGCATATGATGGTGTTAATGCCTCTATACCACGTAATGTAGGACCAGAATGTGcatattatttaagtttaaaacaaagaattattgaaacattatttatatcaatattcataataagttTTCTAGTATGGGGTTACAGAAGAATCAAATTACCGTCTAAAGTATCATATGTAAATCAAGATTGTGTTGGTAGAaggattttattaatcattatgtCATTAGTGTTAGGAATGGAAATTGGATTTAAGTTTACCAGTAGaacagttatatatatattgaatccaTGTCATATAACTTCAGCAGCACag ttatatttattggCAGCAAATCCTAGTCCTACGGTCACAGCTATCTTTAGGATACATTTAAACTTCTTAAATGGACCACTTTTAGCATATTTATTTCCAGAAACAGAATCTCGCAga ATATTTGCAGATAAagcattatattacattcaaCATGGTTTAATGGTAGTGAtaccatattatttattaagaattggaG gtgtttataatattgaaccTCTATCAGACATGAGTTGGTGTATATTTAGTTATGGAATAAATTTAGCTTATCATTTTTGGATTATCCAACCTATTGCATTG ccCACACAAGTAAATCTTAGTCATATGTTATGTGCTGCTATTTTAGACCCATTTGAAGGACAAAATTATCGAATGTGGACATTTATTCATCAAGGATTATTATGTCCTTTATTAT GA
- the LOC100578235 gene encoding DNA-directed RNA polymerase I subunit RPA12 produces the protein MEQNSTVSFISTPGFCSDCGSILPLLGDKGNVTCYACKRIWGPEAFGDMSMSYTIHFNKTNVYALSKQNDEKEEAEGPIVERKCPQCQNDKMSYATLQLRSADEGQTVFYTCTKCKFKETENS, from the exons ATGGAACAAAATTCTACTGTTTCTTTTATAAGTACTCCTGGATTTTGTTCTGATTGTGGATCAATTTTACCATTGTTAGGTGATAAAGGAAATGTAACATGTTATGCTTGCAAAAGGATATGGGGTCCTGaag cTTTTGGAGATATGTCAATGTCTTAtactattcattttaataaaacaaatgtttATGCTCTATCAAAACAAAAtgacgaaaaagaagaagcagaAGGACCAATTGTTGAAAGAAAATGTCCTCAAtgtcaaaatgataaaatgtcaTACGCTACATTACAATTGAGATCAGCAGATGAAGGACAAACAGTATTTTATACATGTACTAAGTGCaa atttaaagAGACAgagaattcataa
- the LOC413637 gene encoding F-box/SPRY domain-containing protein 1 isoform X1 yields MLISWKLFLTFNIATCRAAFLRVYVLLVYSIRTGKMDDIALRVSDHVLEVIFSYLDLHTLRNCSLVCKRWNRFLNDENNDAWRMHCIRKLAQEALSSDLLSSVPTYKSKLRAFYHAWNPNDCSRNIYIRPNGFTMHSYRNPVAQSTDACRGKIGFRHGRHAWEVIWEGPLGTVAVIGIATREAPLLCHGYVALVGSDEHSWGWNLVDNHLLHNGNVQGNYPLLNNAPKYQVGERIRVILDCDDNTLSFERNYEFLGVAFRGLPDKRLYPSVSAVYGNTEVSMVYLGPPLDG; encoded by the exons atgcttaTTTCATGGAAACTATTCCTAACGTTCAATATAGCTACATGTCGCGCGGCGTTTCTGCGCGTGTATGTTTTGCTCGTTTACTCTATCAGAACCGGCAAAATGGACGATATAGCACTCCGAGTATCTGATCATGTTTTAGAAgtgattttttcttatttagacTTGCACACGTTGAGAAACTGTTCGTTAGTGTGCAAGCGATGGAATCGTTTCTTAAATGATGAGAATAATGATGCGTGGAGAATGCATTGCATCAGAAAATTAGCCCAAGAAGCACTTAGTTCCGATTTATTATCATCGGTGCCTACTTATAAATCAAAGCTACGTGCGTTTTATCATGCATGGAATCCTAATGACTGCTctcgtaatatttatattaggcCCAATGGATTCACTATGCACAG TTATAGGAATCCAGTTGCTCAGAGCACAGATGCCTGTAGAGGTAAAATTGGTTTTCGACATGGACGTCATGCCTGGGAAGTTATTTGGGAAGGACCTTTGGGCACAGTGGCAGTAATAGGAATAGCTACAAGAGAAGCACCTTTATTATGTCATGGATATGTAGCATTAGTTGGTTCTGATGAGCACTCATGGGGATGGAATCTTGTAGATAATCATCTATTACACAATGGAAATGTACAAGGAAATTATCCTTTACTTAACAATGCTCCAAAATATCAg gTTGGGGAAAGAATTAGGGTAATATTAGATTGTGATGATAATACATTatcttttgaaagaaattatgaatttttgggAGTGGCATTTAGAG GATTGCCAGACAAAAGATTATACCCATCTGTATCCGCTGTATATGGAAATACAGAAGTATCTATGGTATACTTAGGACCACCTCTAGATGGCTAA
- the LOC413065 gene encoding transmembrane protein 164 isoform X1, with product MFEWAYDGVNASIPRNVGPECAYYLSLKQRIIETLFISIFIISFLVWGYRRIKLPSKVSYVNQDCVGRRILLIIMSLVLGMEIGFKFTSRTVIYILNPCHITSAAQLYLLAANPSPTVTAIFRIHLNFLNGPLLAYLFPETESRRIFADKALYYIQHGLMVVIPYYLLRIGGVYNIEPLSDMSWCIFSYGINLAYHFWIIQPIALPTQVNLSHMLCAAILDPFEGQNYRMWTFIHQGLLCPLLCKLFCYISDFFLTKFSLTKVKPTLECVFPIRNNFDDNEKLYEDTSGNGHTHVN from the exons ATGTTTGAATGGGCATATGATGGTGTTAATGCCTCTATACCACGTAATGTAGGACCAGAATGTGcatattatttaagtttaaaacaaagaattattgaaacattatttatatcaatattcataataagttTTCTAGTATGGGGTTACAGAAGAATCAAATTACCGTCTAAAGTATCATATGTAAATCAAGATTGTGTTGGTAGAaggattttattaatcattatgtCATTAGTGTTAGGAATGGAAATTGGATTTAAGTTTACCAGTAGaacagttatatatatattgaatccaTGTCATATAACTTCAGCAGCACag ttatatttattggCAGCAAATCCTAGTCCTACGGTCACAGCTATCTTTAGGATACATTTAAACTTCTTAAATGGACCACTTTTAGCATATTTATTTCCAGAAACAGAATCTCGCAga ATATTTGCAGATAAagcattatattacattcaaCATGGTTTAATGGTAGTGAtaccatattatttattaagaattggaG gtgtttataatattgaaccTCTATCAGACATGAGTTGGTGTATATTTAGTTATGGAATAAATTTAGCTTATCATTTTTGGATTATCCAACCTATTGCATTG ccCACACAAGTAAATCTTAGTCATATGTTATGTGCTGCTATTTTAGACCCATTTGAAGGACAAAATTATCGAATGTGGACATTTATTCATCAAGGATTATTATGTCCTTTATTATGTAAGCTATTTTGCTATATATCTGATTTTTtcttaacaaaattttcattgactAAAGTAAAACCAACGCTTGAATGTGTATTTCcaataagaaacaattttgatGATAATGAGAAATTATATGAAGATACCTCAGGGAATGGACATACACatgtaaattag
- the LOC413637 gene encoding F-box/SPRY domain-containing protein 1 isoform X2: MLISWKLFLTFNIATCRAAFLRVYVLLVYSIRTGKMDDIALRVSDHVLEVIFSYLDLHTLRNCSLVCKRWNRFLNDENNDAWRMHCIRKLAQEALSSDLLSSVPTYKSKLRAFYHAWNPNDCSRNIYIRPNGFTMHRNPVAQSTDACRGKIGFRHGRHAWEVIWEGPLGTVAVIGIATREAPLLCHGYVALVGSDEHSWGWNLVDNHLLHNGNVQGNYPLLNNAPKYQVGERIRVILDCDDNTLSFERNYEFLGVAFRGLPDKRLYPSVSAVYGNTEVSMVYLGPPLDG, from the exons atgcttaTTTCATGGAAACTATTCCTAACGTTCAATATAGCTACATGTCGCGCGGCGTTTCTGCGCGTGTATGTTTTGCTCGTTTACTCTATCAGAACCGGCAAAATGGACGATATAGCACTCCGAGTATCTGATCATGTTTTAGAAgtgattttttcttatttagacTTGCACACGTTGAGAAACTGTTCGTTAGTGTGCAAGCGATGGAATCGTTTCTTAAATGATGAGAATAATGATGCGTGGAGAATGCATTGCATCAGAAAATTAGCCCAAGAAGCACTTAGTTCCGATTTATTATCATCGGTGCCTACTTATAAATCAAAGCTACGTGCGTTTTATCATGCATGGAATCCTAATGACTGCTctcgtaatatttatattaggcCCAATGGATTCACTATGCACAG GAATCCAGTTGCTCAGAGCACAGATGCCTGTAGAGGTAAAATTGGTTTTCGACATGGACGTCATGCCTGGGAAGTTATTTGGGAAGGACCTTTGGGCACAGTGGCAGTAATAGGAATAGCTACAAGAGAAGCACCTTTATTATGTCATGGATATGTAGCATTAGTTGGTTCTGATGAGCACTCATGGGGATGGAATCTTGTAGATAATCATCTATTACACAATGGAAATGTACAAGGAAATTATCCTTTACTTAACAATGCTCCAAAATATCAg gTTGGGGAAAGAATTAGGGTAATATTAGATTGTGATGATAATACATTatcttttgaaagaaattatgaatttttgggAGTGGCATTTAGAG GATTGCCAGACAAAAGATTATACCCATCTGTATCCGCTGTATATGGAAATACAGAAGTATCTATGGTATACTTAGGACCACCTCTAGATGGCTAA
- the LOC413637 gene encoding F-box/SPRY domain-containing protein 1 isoform X4 has protein sequence MLISWKLFLTFNIATCRAAFLRVYVLLVYSIRTGKMDDIALRVSDHVLEVIFSYLDLHTLRNCSLVCKRWNRFLNDENNDAWRMHCIRKLAQEALSSDLLSSVPTYKSKLRAFYHAWNPNDCSRNIYIRPNGFTMHRNPVAQSTDACRGKIGFRHGRHAWEVIWEGPLGTVAVIGIATREAPLLCHGYVALVGSDEHSWGWNLVDNHLLHNGNVQGNYPLLNNAPKYQDCQTKDYTHLYPLYMEIQKYLWYT, from the exons atgcttaTTTCATGGAAACTATTCCTAACGTTCAATATAGCTACATGTCGCGCGGCGTTTCTGCGCGTGTATGTTTTGCTCGTTTACTCTATCAGAACCGGCAAAATGGACGATATAGCACTCCGAGTATCTGATCATGTTTTAGAAgtgattttttcttatttagacTTGCACACGTTGAGAAACTGTTCGTTAGTGTGCAAGCGATGGAATCGTTTCTTAAATGATGAGAATAATGATGCGTGGAGAATGCATTGCATCAGAAAATTAGCCCAAGAAGCACTTAGTTCCGATTTATTATCATCGGTGCCTACTTATAAATCAAAGCTACGTGCGTTTTATCATGCATGGAATCCTAATGACTGCTctcgtaatatttatattaggcCCAATGGATTCACTATGCACAG GAATCCAGTTGCTCAGAGCACAGATGCCTGTAGAGGTAAAATTGGTTTTCGACATGGACGTCATGCCTGGGAAGTTATTTGGGAAGGACCTTTGGGCACAGTGGCAGTAATAGGAATAGCTACAAGAGAAGCACCTTTATTATGTCATGGATATGTAGCATTAGTTGGTTCTGATGAGCACTCATGGGGATGGAATCTTGTAGATAATCATCTATTACACAATGGAAATGTACAAGGAAATTATCCTTTACTTAACAATGCTCCAAAATATCAg GATTGCCAGACAAAAGATTATACCCATCTGTATCCGCTGTATATGGAAATACAGAAGTATCTATGGTATACTTAG
- the LOC413637 gene encoding F-box/SPRY domain-containing protein 1 isoform X3: MLISWKLFLTFNIATCRAAFLRVYVLLVYSIRTGKMDDIALRVSDHVLEVIFSYLDLHTLRNCSLVCKRWNRFLNDENNDAWRMHCIRKLAQEALSSDLLSSVPTYKSKLRAFYHAWNPNDCSRNIYIRPNGFTMHSYRNPVAQSTDACRGKIGFRHGRHAWEVIWEGPLGTVAVIGIATREAPLLCHGYVALVGSDEHSWGWNLVDNHLLHNGNVQGNYPLLNNAPKYQDCQTKDYTHLYPLYMEIQKYLWYT; this comes from the exons atgcttaTTTCATGGAAACTATTCCTAACGTTCAATATAGCTACATGTCGCGCGGCGTTTCTGCGCGTGTATGTTTTGCTCGTTTACTCTATCAGAACCGGCAAAATGGACGATATAGCACTCCGAGTATCTGATCATGTTTTAGAAgtgattttttcttatttagacTTGCACACGTTGAGAAACTGTTCGTTAGTGTGCAAGCGATGGAATCGTTTCTTAAATGATGAGAATAATGATGCGTGGAGAATGCATTGCATCAGAAAATTAGCCCAAGAAGCACTTAGTTCCGATTTATTATCATCGGTGCCTACTTATAAATCAAAGCTACGTGCGTTTTATCATGCATGGAATCCTAATGACTGCTctcgtaatatttatattaggcCCAATGGATTCACTATGCACAG TTATAGGAATCCAGTTGCTCAGAGCACAGATGCCTGTAGAGGTAAAATTGGTTTTCGACATGGACGTCATGCCTGGGAAGTTATTTGGGAAGGACCTTTGGGCACAGTGGCAGTAATAGGAATAGCTACAAGAGAAGCACCTTTATTATGTCATGGATATGTAGCATTAGTTGGTTCTGATGAGCACTCATGGGGATGGAATCTTGTAGATAATCATCTATTACACAATGGAAATGTACAAGGAAATTATCCTTTACTTAACAATGCTCCAAAATATCAg GATTGCCAGACAAAAGATTATACCCATCTGTATCCGCTGTATATGGAAATACAGAAGTATCTATGGTATACTTAG